GCCGGCGACAAGACCAGCGAGCCGGCCCGCGTCAAGCTCGCCTATGCGGGCCAGAAGCAGGACCCCGCCGCCCTCCTGAAGCCCAAGCTCTACGTGCTCGCCGTCGGCGTCGCCAAGTACCAGGATTCCTCCGTCGAGCCCCTCGGCCTGCCCGGCAAGGACGCCTCCGACTTCGCCAAGGCCATGCTGGCCCAGAAGGGCGGCATCTACGGCGATGTCGTGGTCCGCTCCCTGATCGACGGCGACGCCACCCGCGACGGCATCGTCGAGGGCCTGGAATGGCTCGAGAAGCAGGTCACCAGCCGCGACATCGGCATGATCTTCCTGGCCGGCCACGGCTATCTCGACAATGCCGGCGCCTTCTGGTTCCTGCCCGTCGACGCCTCGATCTCCAAGCTCCGCAGCCGCGGCATCAACAAGGAGGACATCCGCTCGACGCTGAGCCGGCTCGCCGGCAAGGCCGTGCTGTTCCTCGACGCCTGCCATGCCGCCGGCGTCTCCGCCGACAAGACCCGCGGTTCCGTCGACATCAACGGCGTCGTCAACGAACTGGCGGCGAGCGAGAACGGCGTCGTCGTGTTCGGCTCTTCGACCGGCAAGGAACTGTCGATCGAGAACGCCGCCTGGGGCAACGGCGCCTTCACCAAGGCGGTCATCGAGGGCATTGCCGAGGGCAAGGCCGACCTCCTGAAGAACGGCGTCATCACGCTGTCCGAACTCGATGTCTACGTCGCCGAGCGCGTCAAGGTCCTGACCGACGGCCGCCAGCATCCCGTCATGTCCAAGCCCGGCACCATCCCGGACTTCTCCATCGCCATTCAGAAGCGTTGACCCCAATCGATCACCGGCGCCGCGGCCTCAATGGCTCGCGGCGCCGTGCGGAAGCATCTGGAACTCCGCAGTGAACCCGGGCGGCCGGTCCGCCCCATCCTCGAAGCCCAAAGGCCCGGAACGGGCCCGTCGCGACGCCCGCCATGTCCGGGCGCCTGTCGCGATGCGAAGCGCAGGAGGGATATCGCATGTTGAGGCGATTCTGGATCACCGTCGCGCTCGGGGCGCTGACGGCCGCCGCGCCGGCTGGCGCCCGCGACCTCGCCAGCTACGCGCCGGAGGAGATCTCCGCCCTGCAGCGCCGGCTGACCGATGCCGGCTGCTACACCGGCGCGATCGACGGCCGGCGCAACGAGGCACTCACGCGTGCCGTCGGGTCGTGCCCGGACCAGGAACCGGTCCTGCGCATCGAGACCGGCATGCATTCCGGCCTGCCCGGCCCGATCGGCGTCGACGCTGCCTGCACGGTGCTGGCCACCGGTGCCGCCGACAAGACCGTCCGGCTTTGGTCGATGCCGGACGGCCGGCCGATCGAAACCCTGCGCCTGCCCGTCGGGGCCGGCAATTTCGGCAAGATCTACGCAACGGCGCTCAGCGCCGACGGGCGCTATGTCGCCGCCGGCGGCTGGGACGCCGCCCGCGACAAGGGCCAGCGCTACGGCATCTACCTGTTCGACCGGGTGGCGCGGACGATGCGCCGGATCGGCGATTTCGACAACGTCATCGACAGCCTGGCCTTCTCGCGCGACAGTCGCCGCATCGTCGCCGGCCTGGGGCGCGACAACGGCATCCGCGTGCTCGACGTGGCCACCGGCCGCGAACTGATGGCCGACAAGGACTACAAGGACGACACCTACGGCGTCCTGTTCGACGCCGCCGGCACGCTTTACGCGACCAGCTCCGACGGTTTCATCCGCCGCTACGACGCCGCCATGAAGCGGACCCACAAGATCAAGGCGCCGGACGGCCCGCAACCCGCCATGCTGGCGATCGACCCGACCGGGCGCCGTCTCGCCGTCGGCTATGACGAGACGGTCGGCTTCTCGATGCTCGACGCGGCGACATTGCAGCCGCTCGCCAAGGCCGACATCGGCGATATCAAGTCCGGCACCCTCTATACCGCGGCCTGGTCGTCCGATGGTCGCTTCGTCATGACCGCAGGCCGCACCGGCAATCCGAAAATCTTCCGTGCGCTCGGCCCGGACGGCCGCAAGGTCGGCACCGACCGGTCGGTCCAGGCCGGCACCATTCTCGATCTGAAGACCTGCGGCGACAAGATCGCCTACATGGCCGCCGATCCGACCTTCGGCACCATCGCGGCCGACGGCAAGGTCTCGGTCCTGCAGATGCAGCGCGGCATGGACGCGCGCAACAAGCTGCGCGACGCCTTCACGGTGTCGCCGGACGGCCGCAGCGTGCGCTTCGGGCTCGGCTATTCGGACACCAATCCGGTCCTGTTCGATCTCGATGCCGGCGGCATCGCCGACGCGCCGAACAAGATCCCCACGCACCTGACCGCCGACATCACCGGCCTGAAGGTGGAGAAGTGGGAGGACGAATACGAGACCAGCATCGGCGGCAAGAAGCTGGAACTCGACAGCTACGAACGCGCCCGGTCGCTGGCGGTCCGGCCCGACCGCTCGGGCTTCGCGCTCGGGACCGGCTGGGCACTGCGCG
The Prosthecodimorpha staleyi genome window above contains:
- a CDS encoding caspase family protein gives rise to the protein AGDKTSEPARVKLAYAGQKQDPAALLKPKLYVLAVGVAKYQDSSVEPLGLPGKDASDFAKAMLAQKGGIYGDVVVRSLIDGDATRDGIVEGLEWLEKQVTSRDIGMIFLAGHGYLDNAGAFWFLPVDASISKLRSRGINKEDIRSTLSRLAGKAVLFLDACHAAGVSADKTRGSVDINGVVNELAASENGVVVFGSSTGKELSIENAAWGNGAFTKAVIEGIAEGKADLLKNGVITLSELDVYVAERVKVLTDGRQHPVMSKPGTIPDFSIAIQKR